Proteins from a genomic interval of Helicoverpa zea isolate HzStark_Cry1AcR chromosome 13, ilHelZeax1.1, whole genome shotgun sequence:
- the LOC124635912 gene encoding brain tumor protein isoform X3, whose amino-acid sequence MASRTPSLESLPGANSIGSLERGSLSPLTLSGSSPPASDSAVCDLREFDGLDTTCAICRETFVDPKVLNCFHTFCRGCLEREQTHPDKVTCVTCRVDSQLPTAGVPGLLTNLVIAAAVEQDADLLPTARQTNSPSARCTGCKSKESDAVARCVDCANFLCPNCVMAHQFMHCFEGHRVLAFTDLKDDKGMLGSTLTASGDKTAFCPRHKNDILKYFCRTCSVPVCKECTIIEHPAALHDCEHLSDAGPKQLELMQTAVNEAKTRATEIRHVVKTVEHAAGKLQVQYHKAQNEINDTFQFYRSMLEERKQELLKELESVFSTKQIALTVVGQKAQETVDKIYQTCDFVERLTKCANIAEILMFRKLLDTKLQSLMSSNPEQSVQTACELEFVSNYQAIQVGVRNTFGYVRSSSEANVGPTKQPPIARPTNGNLLNGGSSSSSSSVNGSSGSLNGGIHLPTGLNGVLDRPYTNGLLGPTSQSTSPFESNIISKRFNSANSLGPFSSAIGDINLNGINPYEKWSNGGCDSLFPPTTADPYSLTSSAHADPILDLTNKLISTAIFPPKSQIKRQKMIYHCKFGEFGVMEGQFTEPSGVAVNAQNDIIVADTNNHRIQIFDKEGRFKFQFGECGKRDGQLLYPNRVAVVRTSGDIIVTERSPTHQIQIYNQYGQFVRKFGANILQHPRGVTVDNKGRIVVVECKVMRVIIFDQIGNVLQKFGCSKHLEFPNGVVVNDKQEIFISDNRAHCVKVFNYEGIYLRQIGGEGVTNYPIGVGINAAGEILIADNHNNFNLTIFTQDGQLVSALESKVKHAQCFDVALMDDGSVVLASKDYRLYIYRYVQVPPIGM is encoded by the coding sequence ATGGCCTCACGCACCCCGTCCCTTGAGTCGCTGCCCGGTGCCAACTCAATAGGTTCGCTGGAGCGTGGCTCCTTATCGCCCCTGACTCTCAGTGGATCCTCGCCCCCAGCGAGTGACTCCGCCGTATGTGACCTCCGTGAGTTCGACGGCCTCGACACCACCTGTGCTATTTGCCGAGAAACATTCGTCGACCCCAAAGTACTCAACTGCTTCCACACATTCTGCCGGGGTTGCCTGGAGAGGGAACAAACGCACCCCGACAAAGTCACCTGCGTCACTTGCCGCGTAGACAGCCAGCTACCAACAGCCGGCGTACCTGGGCTTCTCACCAATCTTGTTATAGCTGCGGCTGTAGAGCAGGACGCTGATCTTCTGCCTACTGCTCGCCAGACCAACTCACCTTCAGCCCGCTGCACCGGCTGCAAGTCCAAGGAATCAGACGCCGTAGCGCGTTGCGTTGATTGCGCTAATTTCCTCTGCCCAAATTGCGTTATGGCGCACCAATTCATGCATTGCTTCGAAGGTCACCGTGTCCTGGCGTTCACGGACCTGAAAGATGACAAGGGTATGCTCGGATCTACCCTAACAGCGAGCGGCGACAAAACCGCATTTTGCCCGAGAcacaaaaatgatattttaaaatacttctgcCGCACTTGCTCCGTGCCGGTTTGCAAGGAATGTACGATTATTGAACACCCGGCTGCTTTGCATGACTGTGAGCACTTATCTGACGCTGGGCCCAAACAATTGGAACTGATGCAAACGGCTGTAAATGAAGCCAAGACTCGAGCCACTGAAATTAGGCACGTAGTCAAAACTGTTGAACATGCTGCTGGTAAATTACAAGTTCAGTACCACAAAGCTCAAAATGAAATTAACGATACGTTCCAATTCTACCGCTCTATGCTCGAGGAGCGTAAGCAAGAACTACTGAAAGAACTCGAAAGCGTATTTTCCACGAAACAAATTGCTCTCACAGTAGTCGGGCAGAAAGCTCAAGAGACTGTTGATAAGATATACCAGACGTGCGACTTCGTTGAGCGATTGACAAAATGCGCCAATATTGCTGAGATACTTATGTTCAGAAAATTGTTAGACACGAAGTTGCAATCTCTAATGAGTTCTAATCCGGAACAGAGCGTACAGACAGCTTGTGAACTTGAATTTGTCTCGAACTACCAAGCCATACAAGTTGGCGTAAGAAACACTTTTGGATACGTACGCTCTAGCTCAGAGGCGAATGTTGGCCCTACTAAACAACCACCTATTGCTCGCCCTACCAACGGCAACTTATTGAACGGTGGGTCATCATCCAGCAGCAGCAGCGTCAATGGAAGTTCAGGTAGCCTGAACGGTGGAATCCACCTACCCACTGGCTTAAACGGGGTGCTCGATCGCCCATATACAAATGGACTACTTGGGCCTACAAGCCAATCCACGTCACCTTTCGAGTCCAACATCATTTCGAAACGATTCAATAGTGCCAACAGTCTAGGTCCATTCTCATCTGCTATCGGAGATATAAACTTGAATGGCATCAACCCTTACGAGAAGTGGTCAAACGGCGGTTGCGACTCGCTGTTCCCTCCGACGACGGCTGACCCATATTCGCTAACATCTTCGGCCCACGCTGATCCTATTTTAGACTTGACAAACAAGCTTATATCTACTGCCATTTTCCCGCCGAAATCTCAAATCAAACGACAAAAGATGATCTATCACTGCAAATTCGGAGAGTTTGGTGTGATGGAAGGTCAATTTACTGAGCCAAGCGGAGTAGCTGTCAATGCTCAAAACGACATAATAGTTGCTGACACCAACAATCATCGCATACAGATTTTCGACAAGGAAGGACGCTTCAAATTCCAATTTGGTGAATGTGGCAAACGGGACGGCCAACTGCTGTACCCGAATAGAGTAGCCGTTGTCCGTACTTCAGGCGACATAATTGTAACTGAAAGATCACCAACTCATCAAATTCAGATTTATAACCAATACGGCCAATTTGTGCGCAAATTCGGTGCTAACATCCTTCAGCATCCCCGCGGCGTGACGGTGGACAACAAGGGCCGCATTGTCGTTGTCGAATGCAAAGTAATGCGCGTAATCATCTTCGACCAGATTGGCAACGTGCTACAGAAATTCGGCTGCTCTAAACATCTTGAATTCCCCAATGGAGTTGTAGTCAACGACAAGCAAGAGATCTTCATCAGTGACAACCGCGCACATTGCGTCAAAGTATTCAATTACGAAGGAATTTACTTGCGTCAAATCGGCGGCGAGGGTGTAACTAACTACCCTATTGGTGTTGGCATTAACGCAGCTGGCGAAATTTTGATCGCTGACAACCACAACAACTTTAATCTGACGATATTCACGCAGGACGGGCAACTGGTATCCGCGCTAGAGAGCAAAGTGAAACATGCTCAATGCTTCGACGTGGCGCTCATGGACGACGGCTCCGTGGTCCTCGCCAGTAAAGACTACCGGCTTTACATCTATCGCTACGTGCAAGTGCCGCCCATAGGCATGTGA
- the LOC124635912 gene encoding brain tumor protein isoform X2 encodes MDAGFLKMASRTPSLESLPGANSIGSLERGSLSPLTLSGSSPPASDSAVCDLREFDGLDTTCAICRETFVDPKVLNCFHTFCRGCLEREQTHPDKVTCVTCRVDSQLPTAGVPGLLTNLVIAAAVEQDADLLPTARQTNSPSARCTGCKSKESDAVARCVDCANFLCPNCVMAHQFMHCFEGHRVLAFTDLKDDKGMLGSTLTASGDKTAFCPRHKNDILKYFCRTCSVPVCKECTIIEHPAALHDCEHLSDAGPKQLELMQTAVNEAKTRATEIRHVVKTVEHAAGKLQVQYHKAQNEINDTFQFYRSMLEERKQELLKELESVFSTKQIALTVVGQKAQETVDKIYQTCDFVERLTKCANIAEILMFRKLLDTKLQSLMSSNPEQSVQTACELEFVSNYQAIQVGVRNTFGYVRSSSEANVGPTKQPPIARPTNGNLLNGGSSSSSSSVNGSSGSLNGGIHLPTGLNGVLDRPYTNGLLGPTSQSTSPFESNIISKRFNSANSLGPFSSAIGDINLNGINPYEKWSNGGCDSLFPPTTADPYSLTSSAHADPILDLTNKLISTAIFPPKSQIKRQKMIYHCKFGEFGVMEGQFTEPSGVAVNAQNDIIVADTNNHRIQIFDKEGRFKFQFGECGKRDGQLLYPNRVAVVRTSGDIIVTERSPTHQIQIYNQYGQFVRKFGANILQHPRGVTVDNKGRIVVVECKVMRVIIFDQIGNVLQKFGCSKHLEFPNGVVVNDKQEIFISDNRAHCVKVFNYEGIYLRQIGGEGVTNYPIGVGINAAGEILIADNHNNFNLTIFTQDGQLVSALESKVKHAQCFDVALMDDGSVVLASKDYRLYIYRYVQVPPIGM; translated from the exons AT GGATGCCGGTTTCCTGAAGATGGCCTCACGCACCCCGTCCCTTGAGTCGCTGCCCGGTGCCAACTCAATAGGTTCGCTGGAGCGTGGCTCCTTATCGCCCCTGACTCTCAGTGGATCCTCGCCCCCAGCGAGTGACTCCGCCGTATGTGACCTCCGTGAGTTCGACGGCCTCGACACCACCTGTGCTATTTGCCGAGAAACATTCGTCGACCCCAAAGTACTCAACTGCTTCCACACATTCTGCCGGGGTTGCCTGGAGAGGGAACAAACGCACCCCGACAAAGTCACCTGCGTCACTTGCCGCGTAGACAGCCAGCTACCAACAGCCGGCGTACCTGGGCTTCTCACCAATCTTGTTATAGCTGCGGCTGTAGAGCAGGACGCTGATCTTCTGCCTACTGCTCGCCAGACCAACTCACCTTCAGCCCGCTGCACCGGCTGCAAGTCCAAGGAATCAGACGCCGTAGCGCGTTGCGTTGATTGCGCTAATTTCCTCTGCCCAAATTGCGTTATGGCGCACCAATTCATGCATTGCTTCGAAGGTCACCGTGTCCTGGCGTTCACGGACCTGAAAGATGACAAGGGTATGCTCGGATCTACCCTAACAGCGAGCGGCGACAAAACCGCATTTTGCCCGAGAcacaaaaatgatattttaaaatacttctgcCGCACTTGCTCCGTGCCGGTTTGCAAGGAATGTACGATTATTGAACACCCGGCTGCTTTGCATGACTGTGAGCACTTATCTGACGCTGGGCCCAAACAATTGGAACTGATGCAAACGGCTGTAAATGAAGCCAAGACTCGAGCCACTGAAATTAGGCACGTAGTCAAAACTGTTGAACATGCTGCTGGTAAATTACAAGTTCAGTACCACAAAGCTCAAAATGAAATTAACGATACGTTCCAATTCTACCGCTCTATGCTCGAGGAGCGTAAGCAAGAACTACTGAAAGAACTCGAAAGCGTATTTTCCACGAAACAAATTGCTCTCACAGTAGTCGGGCAGAAAGCTCAAGAGACTGTTGATAAGATATACCAGACGTGCGACTTCGTTGAGCGATTGACAAAATGCGCCAATATTGCTGAGATACTTATGTTCAGAAAATTGTTAGACACGAAGTTGCAATCTCTAATGAGTTCTAATCCGGAACAGAGCGTACAGACAGCTTGTGAACTTGAATTTGTCTCGAACTACCAAGCCATACAAGTTGGCGTAAGAAACACTTTTGGATACGTACGCTCTAGCTCAGAGGCGAATGTTGGCCCTACTAAACAACCACCTATTGCTCGCCCTACCAACGGCAACTTATTGAACGGTGGGTCATCATCCAGCAGCAGCAGCGTCAATGGAAGTTCAGGTAGCCTGAACGGTGGAATCCACCTACCCACTGGCTTAAACGGGGTGCTCGATCGCCCATATACAAATGGACTACTTGGGCCTACAAGCCAATCCACGTCACCTTTCGAGTCCAACATCATTTCGAAACGATTCAATAGTGCCAACAGTCTAGGTCCATTCTCATCTGCTATCGGAGATATAAACTTGAATGGCATCAACCCTTACGAGAAGTGGTCAAACGGCGGTTGCGACTCGCTGTTCCCTCCGACGACGGCTGACCCATATTCGCTAACATCTTCGGCCCACGCTGATCCTATTTTAGACTTGACAAACAAGCTTATATCTACTGCCATTTTCCCGCCGAAATCTCAAATCAAACGACAAAAGATGATCTATCACTGCAAATTCGGAGAGTTTGGTGTGATGGAAGGTCAATTTACTGAGCCAAGCGGAGTAGCTGTCAATGCTCAAAACGACATAATAGTTGCTGACACCAACAATCATCGCATACAGATTTTCGACAAGGAAGGACGCTTCAAATTCCAATTTGGTGAATGTGGCAAACGGGACGGCCAACTGCTGTACCCGAATAGAGTAGCCGTTGTCCGTACTTCAGGCGACATAATTGTAACTGAAAGATCACCAACTCATCAAATTCAGATTTATAACCAATACGGCCAATTTGTGCGCAAATTCGGTGCTAACATCCTTCAGCATCCCCGCGGCGTGACGGTGGACAACAAGGGCCGCATTGTCGTTGTCGAATGCAAAGTAATGCGCGTAATCATCTTCGACCAGATTGGCAACGTGCTACAGAAATTCGGCTGCTCTAAACATCTTGAATTCCCCAATGGAGTTGTAGTCAACGACAAGCAAGAGATCTTCATCAGTGACAACCGCGCACATTGCGTCAAAGTATTCAATTACGAAGGAATTTACTTGCGTCAAATCGGCGGCGAGGGTGTAACTAACTACCCTATTGGTGTTGGCATTAACGCAGCTGGCGAAATTTTGATCGCTGACAACCACAACAACTTTAATCTGACGATATTCACGCAGGACGGGCAACTGGTATCCGCGCTAGAGAGCAAAGTGAAACATGCTCAATGCTTCGACGTGGCGCTCATGGACGACGGCTCCGTGGTCCTCGCCAGTAAAGACTACCGGCTTTACATCTATCGCTACGTGCAAGTGCCGCCCATAGGCATGTGA
- the LOC124635912 gene encoding brain tumor protein isoform X1, which translates to MNEFGLLWDAGFLKMASRTPSLESLPGANSIGSLERGSLSPLTLSGSSPPASDSAVCDLREFDGLDTTCAICRETFVDPKVLNCFHTFCRGCLEREQTHPDKVTCVTCRVDSQLPTAGVPGLLTNLVIAAAVEQDADLLPTARQTNSPSARCTGCKSKESDAVARCVDCANFLCPNCVMAHQFMHCFEGHRVLAFTDLKDDKGMLGSTLTASGDKTAFCPRHKNDILKYFCRTCSVPVCKECTIIEHPAALHDCEHLSDAGPKQLELMQTAVNEAKTRATEIRHVVKTVEHAAGKLQVQYHKAQNEINDTFQFYRSMLEERKQELLKELESVFSTKQIALTVVGQKAQETVDKIYQTCDFVERLTKCANIAEILMFRKLLDTKLQSLMSSNPEQSVQTACELEFVSNYQAIQVGVRNTFGYVRSSSEANVGPTKQPPIARPTNGNLLNGGSSSSSSSVNGSSGSLNGGIHLPTGLNGVLDRPYTNGLLGPTSQSTSPFESNIISKRFNSANSLGPFSSAIGDINLNGINPYEKWSNGGCDSLFPPTTADPYSLTSSAHADPILDLTNKLISTAIFPPKSQIKRQKMIYHCKFGEFGVMEGQFTEPSGVAVNAQNDIIVADTNNHRIQIFDKEGRFKFQFGECGKRDGQLLYPNRVAVVRTSGDIIVTERSPTHQIQIYNQYGQFVRKFGANILQHPRGVTVDNKGRIVVVECKVMRVIIFDQIGNVLQKFGCSKHLEFPNGVVVNDKQEIFISDNRAHCVKVFNYEGIYLRQIGGEGVTNYPIGVGINAAGEILIADNHNNFNLTIFTQDGQLVSALESKVKHAQCFDVALMDDGSVVLASKDYRLYIYRYVQVPPIGM; encoded by the coding sequence GGATGCCGGTTTCCTGAAGATGGCCTCACGCACCCCGTCCCTTGAGTCGCTGCCCGGTGCCAACTCAATAGGTTCGCTGGAGCGTGGCTCCTTATCGCCCCTGACTCTCAGTGGATCCTCGCCCCCAGCGAGTGACTCCGCCGTATGTGACCTCCGTGAGTTCGACGGCCTCGACACCACCTGTGCTATTTGCCGAGAAACATTCGTCGACCCCAAAGTACTCAACTGCTTCCACACATTCTGCCGGGGTTGCCTGGAGAGGGAACAAACGCACCCCGACAAAGTCACCTGCGTCACTTGCCGCGTAGACAGCCAGCTACCAACAGCCGGCGTACCTGGGCTTCTCACCAATCTTGTTATAGCTGCGGCTGTAGAGCAGGACGCTGATCTTCTGCCTACTGCTCGCCAGACCAACTCACCTTCAGCCCGCTGCACCGGCTGCAAGTCCAAGGAATCAGACGCCGTAGCGCGTTGCGTTGATTGCGCTAATTTCCTCTGCCCAAATTGCGTTATGGCGCACCAATTCATGCATTGCTTCGAAGGTCACCGTGTCCTGGCGTTCACGGACCTGAAAGATGACAAGGGTATGCTCGGATCTACCCTAACAGCGAGCGGCGACAAAACCGCATTTTGCCCGAGAcacaaaaatgatattttaaaatacttctgcCGCACTTGCTCCGTGCCGGTTTGCAAGGAATGTACGATTATTGAACACCCGGCTGCTTTGCATGACTGTGAGCACTTATCTGACGCTGGGCCCAAACAATTGGAACTGATGCAAACGGCTGTAAATGAAGCCAAGACTCGAGCCACTGAAATTAGGCACGTAGTCAAAACTGTTGAACATGCTGCTGGTAAATTACAAGTTCAGTACCACAAAGCTCAAAATGAAATTAACGATACGTTCCAATTCTACCGCTCTATGCTCGAGGAGCGTAAGCAAGAACTACTGAAAGAACTCGAAAGCGTATTTTCCACGAAACAAATTGCTCTCACAGTAGTCGGGCAGAAAGCTCAAGAGACTGTTGATAAGATATACCAGACGTGCGACTTCGTTGAGCGATTGACAAAATGCGCCAATATTGCTGAGATACTTATGTTCAGAAAATTGTTAGACACGAAGTTGCAATCTCTAATGAGTTCTAATCCGGAACAGAGCGTACAGACAGCTTGTGAACTTGAATTTGTCTCGAACTACCAAGCCATACAAGTTGGCGTAAGAAACACTTTTGGATACGTACGCTCTAGCTCAGAGGCGAATGTTGGCCCTACTAAACAACCACCTATTGCTCGCCCTACCAACGGCAACTTATTGAACGGTGGGTCATCATCCAGCAGCAGCAGCGTCAATGGAAGTTCAGGTAGCCTGAACGGTGGAATCCACCTACCCACTGGCTTAAACGGGGTGCTCGATCGCCCATATACAAATGGACTACTTGGGCCTACAAGCCAATCCACGTCACCTTTCGAGTCCAACATCATTTCGAAACGATTCAATAGTGCCAACAGTCTAGGTCCATTCTCATCTGCTATCGGAGATATAAACTTGAATGGCATCAACCCTTACGAGAAGTGGTCAAACGGCGGTTGCGACTCGCTGTTCCCTCCGACGACGGCTGACCCATATTCGCTAACATCTTCGGCCCACGCTGATCCTATTTTAGACTTGACAAACAAGCTTATATCTACTGCCATTTTCCCGCCGAAATCTCAAATCAAACGACAAAAGATGATCTATCACTGCAAATTCGGAGAGTTTGGTGTGATGGAAGGTCAATTTACTGAGCCAAGCGGAGTAGCTGTCAATGCTCAAAACGACATAATAGTTGCTGACACCAACAATCATCGCATACAGATTTTCGACAAGGAAGGACGCTTCAAATTCCAATTTGGTGAATGTGGCAAACGGGACGGCCAACTGCTGTACCCGAATAGAGTAGCCGTTGTCCGTACTTCAGGCGACATAATTGTAACTGAAAGATCACCAACTCATCAAATTCAGATTTATAACCAATACGGCCAATTTGTGCGCAAATTCGGTGCTAACATCCTTCAGCATCCCCGCGGCGTGACGGTGGACAACAAGGGCCGCATTGTCGTTGTCGAATGCAAAGTAATGCGCGTAATCATCTTCGACCAGATTGGCAACGTGCTACAGAAATTCGGCTGCTCTAAACATCTTGAATTCCCCAATGGAGTTGTAGTCAACGACAAGCAAGAGATCTTCATCAGTGACAACCGCGCACATTGCGTCAAAGTATTCAATTACGAAGGAATTTACTTGCGTCAAATCGGCGGCGAGGGTGTAACTAACTACCCTATTGGTGTTGGCATTAACGCAGCTGGCGAAATTTTGATCGCTGACAACCACAACAACTTTAATCTGACGATATTCACGCAGGACGGGCAACTGGTATCCGCGCTAGAGAGCAAAGTGAAACATGCTCAATGCTTCGACGTGGCGCTCATGGACGACGGCTCCGTGGTCCTCGCCAGTAAAGACTACCGGCTTTACATCTATCGCTACGTGCAAGTGCCGCCCATAGGCATGTGA